A part of Cryptococcus gattii WM276 chromosome G, complete sequence genomic DNA contains:
- a CDS encoding cAMP-dependent protein kinase, putative (Similar to TIGR gene model, INSD accession AAW44719.1), which yields MGFTPYSVRYRILSDLLNSNTALAYDNAFTVDGESSTCLAEDDKAASLDTMLLRSWNGDVSCLNCDTLNVLERNRLKHDDFDVLGCLGEGQFGVVEAVRFKMSGQVFAMKTIEKTVAKRAGQQLSLSLERHVHRLANSSPLAPCPNLIAAFQTELSLHLIITYAEHGSLWNRMCALFSDAGCTGGMLEEEIRWWGAQMVSAVEWLHSHNIVHRDIKPHNFLIKSNCHLQITDFGSAAPLYFTLPDEPPCVPWQFCVQPAGTPDYLAPEVLILAEQAVIESTQAHQTSGNHILHHTEKKGYSASIDWWSLGSTLYEMATGKPPFFAETIHETYQKLITFRSDNLSFPAYLSSELILLLKGLITVPIKRLSTAMVIQKSPFFQSARCIDSFSEVLCPPLGPPDMLDHEQLQNNFQQSVQEDKFTFSHLFDYSDTSSVHLKPASPSSSAIPVWSQWVGWSFHPDPSCLEATSEADNSSGNNAFMTPIQKKFTICPFTPGILNQLPSTSLPSTHSTKKQVFQELLHCVQMSAKKHMTNQVKTKSFIKDTSCISLLSDPGMDLIETGASHQQLQERHDVLCGQLHHLDQQLYKLQKLLKT from the exons ATGGGCTTTACTCCTTACAGTGTCCGATATCGTATCTTATCCGACTTACTCAACAGCAATACTGCGTTGGCTTACGACAATGCCTTCACTGTTGACGGAGAATCAAGTACCTGCCTTGCGGAAGACGATAAGGCGGCTTCATTGGACACTATGCTGCTTCGCAGTTGGAACGGTGACGTATCGTGCTTAAATTGTGACA CTCTGAATGTACTTGAGCGTAACCGCCTCAAACATGATGATTTCGACGTCCTAGGTTGCTTGGGGGAAGGGCAATTTGGGGTC GTAGAAGCTGTGAGATTCAAGATGAGCGGACAAGTGTTTGCTATGAAGACTATTGAAAAGACTGTGGCTAAACGCGCTGGACAA CAGCTGTCTTTATCATTGGAACGTCATGTTCATAGGCTTGCCAATTCATCCCCTCTGGCACCATGTCCAAATTTGATTGCAGCTTTTCAAACAGAACTATCCCTTCATCTCATCATTACTTACGCTGAACATGGTTCTCTTTGGAATCGGATGTGTGCCCTCTTCTCTGACGCCGGGTGTACTGGGGGCAtgcttgaagaagaaatcCGATGGTGGGGAGCTCAGATGGTCAGTGCTGTTGAGTGGCTTCATAGCCATAACATAGTGCACCG GGACATTAAACCACACAACTTTTTGATCAAATCAAACTGTCATCTACAAATCACCGACTTCGGTTCAGCAGCCCCTCTCTATTTCACTCTTCCTGATGAACCACCTTGTGTCCCCTGGCAATTCTGTGTCCAGCCAGCTGGGACACCAGATTATCTTGCGCCTGAGGTATTGATCTTGGCTGAACAAGCTGTGATTGAATCAACACAAGCACACCAAACATCTGGCAACCATATACTTCATCACACAGAAAAGAAGGGATATAGTGCCAGCATTGATTGGTGGAGTCTAGGGTCAACTCTGTATGAGATGGCAACAGGGAAGCCTCCATTCTTTGCTGAGACAATCCATGAAACATACCAAAAGCTAATCACTTTCAGG AGTGATAATCTGTCATTTCCTGCTTATCTGTCATCAGAATTAATCTTGCTTCTAAAAGG TTTGATCACTGTACCAATCAAAAGATTGTCAACTGCTATGGTGATACAAAAATCCCCATTCTTCCAATCTGCACGCTGCATTGATAGCTTTTCCG AAGTCTTATGTCCACCATTAGGTCCACCTGATATGCTTGACCATGAGCAACTTCAGAACAACTTCCAACAATCAGTACAGGAAGACAAGTTCACATTCAGCCATCTCTTTGATTACTCAGACACTTCTTCAGTCCATCTTAAACCAGCCtcaccatcatcttctgctATCCCTGTTTGGTCTCAATGGGTTGGCTGGTCATTCCATCCTGACCCAAGTTGCCTTGAAGCCACCTCAGAAGCAGATAACTCCTCTGGAAATAATGCTTTTATGACCCCAATACAAAAAAAATTCACAATATGTCCATTCACTCCAGGCATCTTGAACCAACTGCCTTCAACATCATTGCCATCTACTCACAGCACAAAGAAACAAGTGTTCCAAGAGCTCTTACATTGTGTACAAATGAGTGCCAAAAAGCATATGACAAA CCAGGTGAAAACAAAATCATTCATCAAAGACACATCATGTATCAGTTTGTTATCTGATCCTGGAATGGACTTGATTGAAACAGGAGCTTCACATCAACAGTTACAGGAAAGACATGATGTCTTATGTGGACAATTACAT CATCTTGATCAACAGTTGTACAAACTACAAAAGTTATTGAAGACTTGA
- a CDS encoding Hypothetical protein (Similar to TIGR gene model, INSD accession AAW44710.1; CNG03120) has protein sequence MGREWKEGVLSIGAEVERHLDVLEAEGDYLQSTGKIWEAIDRMSRDLSRDEKSAIIRRWKIHQSIVKDAWDEFKEILEDSQNEDDDGGWDELGLGDTSLSEEERSRTEAIKPLLSLHQLLHASIPRYFDQAEDHLQALLEESSKFVDCYDEVVSSLHPEQDEEEINSALGDIEKISRRMASFVGNVSTDKWTTKYDMEREKWSDRKFNMRSLGVAIE, from the exons ATGGGTAGGGAGTGGAAAGAAGGGGTTTTGAGCATTGGTGCTGAAGTGGAGAGGCACCTGGATGTGTTGGAGGCCGAAGGCGATTATCTTCAGTCGACGGGCAAGATATGGGAAGCAATAGATAGGATGTCGAGAGATCTGTCAAGAGATGAAAAGTCGGCAATCATCAGACGGTGGAAAATTCATCAGAGtatcgtcaaggacgccTGGGATGAATTCAAGGAGATTTTGGAGGACAGTCAAAatgaggatgatgacgGAGGGTGGGATGAACTAGGACTTGGTGATACATCTTTAtcggaggaggagagaagcCGAACCGAGGCC ATAAagcctcttctttccttgCACCAGCTTCTTCACGCCAGTATACCTCGGTATTTCGATCAAGCAGAGGATCATTTGCAAGCTCTGCTGGAAGAATCTTCTAAATTCGTCGACTGCTACGATGAGGTCGTGTCTAGCTTGCATCCAGAGcaagatgaggaagagattAACAGTGCTCTAGGCGATATTGAAAAAATATCACGCAGAATGGCAAGCTTTGTAGGTAATGTATCGACAGACAAGTGGACTACAAAGTACGACATGGAAAGGGAGAAATGGTCAGATAGAAAGTTTAATATGCGATCACTAGGGGTTGCCATTGAGTAG
- a CDS encoding Zinc finger protein 207, putative (Similar to TIGR gene model, INSD accession AAW44716.1): MGKKKRSQVFVLKPWCWYCEREFEDDKVLLQHQKSKHFKCQLCPRKLNTAGGLMVHSQQVHKCDPEPLTNTLPGRDGYDIEIFGMEGVPANAQAEWKARKEAEAGTALLAAAAAAKRPRNSYNVIPEADLRAALAQHKILMAARNKAAPATPFPPFIGGRPPFPPGFPPAGAPPFAGMPPALPPGAIPPFAPPGVRPPFPPPGPSPIPSAGNPPDNVAAPTFSSAPPPNFVPSGGGSVLAEVTNVLPSKDGVIWPDNAASPYEKRAQQPRYRYTSPAHGVEDDGTGAGRKRKAAADFL; encoded by the exons ATGGGtaaaaagaagagatccCAGGTCTTT GTCCTCAAGCCATGGTGTTGGTACTGTGAGAGAGAATTCGAGGATGACAAAG TCCTTCTGCAACATCAGAAATCCAAGCACTTCAAGTGTCAGCTTTGTCCCAGAAAATTGAAC ACGGCTGGTGGTTTGATGGTACATAGTCAGCAAGTGCACAAGTGTGATCCCGAACC GCTCACAAACACTCTTCCTGGCCGGGATGGTTACGATATTGAGATTTTCGGCATGGAGGGCGTGCCTGCGAATGCACAGGCGGAATGGAAGGCGAGGAAAGAAGCCGAGGCTGGAACAGCTTTGCTTGCGGCTGCAGCTGCTGCCAAGCGTCCGCGAAACTCTTACAACGTCATTCCAGAAGCAGACTTGCGAGCCGCCTTGGCCCAACACAAGATACTGATGGCGGCAAGGAATAAAGCTGCTCCAGCTACCCCTTTTCCACCGTTTATTGGCGGTCGTCCTCCCTTCCCTCCTGG GTTTCCACCTGCTGGGGCGCCTCCTTTTGCTGGAATGCCTCCCGCTCTGCCTCCAGGCGCCATACCCCCCTTTGC CCCTCCTGGTGTACGCCCTCCATTCCCTCCCCCTGGACCATCTCCAATTCCTTCCGCAGGCAATCCTCCAGACAATGTGGCCGCACCCACCTTCAGTTCTGCACCCCCTCCTAATTTCGTTCCCTCGGGGGGCGGTTCGGTCCTTGCTGAGGTAACCAATGTGTTGCCGAGTAAAGATGGCGTTATCTGGCCGGATAACGCAGCATCTCCC TACGAAAAACGAGCTCAACAGCCGCGATATAGATATACTTCGCCCGCTCATGGGGTCGAGGATGATGGCACTGGTGCtgggagaaagagaaaagcTGCTGCCGATTTTTTATAA
- a CDS encoding L-malate dehydrogenase, putative (Similar to TIGR gene model, INSD accession AAW44708.1): MVKAVVCGAAGGIGQPLSLLLKLNPLITELSLYDVVNAPGVAADLSHIATPAQVAGFLPPDNGAEKALKGADIVVIPAGVPRKPGMTRDDLFINAGICATLAQSIANACPEAFILVISNPVNSTVPVFAETLKRAGVFNPKKLFGVSHLDVVRASTFVASVVGKPKDAAKYSVPVVGGHSGATILPLLSQAKPSIDAILSDKEKRDALIHRIQFGGDEVVKAKDGAGSATLSMAQAGAEFAEFVLQAAYGSQKGKVVQSYVFLGADAGGKEIKKEIGADLDYFSVNVELGPNGIEKILPIGKIDEAEKTLLAAAVKELGPSIEKGASFQPPPPKL; encoded by the exons ATGGTCAAGGCTGTCGTTTGCGGTGCTGCCG GTGGTATCGGTCAACCCCTCTCCCTCTTGCTCAAGCTCAACCCTCTCATCACTGAGCTCAGTCTCTACGACGTTGTCAATGCGCCTGGT GTGGCCGCCGATTTGTCGCACATCGCTACCCCTGCCCAAGTCGCCGGTTTCCTCCCTCCCGACAATGGAGCTGAGAAGGCCCTCAAGGGTGCTGATATCGTTGTCATTCCTGCTGGTGTTCCCAGGAAGCCCGGTATGACCAGGGATGACCTTTTT ATAAACGCTGGTATCTGTGCGACCCTTGCCCAGTCTATCGCCAATGCGTGCCCTGAGGCCTTTATTCTTGTCATCTCCAACCCCGTCAACTCCACCGTTCCCGTCTTCGCTGAGACACTCAAAAGGGCTGGTGTTTTTAACCCAAAGAA GCTCTTTGGTGTGAGCCACTTGGACGTTGTTCGGGCTTCCACCTTCGTCGCCTCTGTGGTTGGCAAGCCTAAAGATGCTGCAAAGTATTCCGTGCCTGTCGTTGGAGGCCACTCTGGTGCTACTATTTTGCCCTTGTTGTCTCAGGCCAAGCCCTCTATC GACGCAATTCTAAGCGATAAGGAGAAGCGTGATGCGCTTATCCACCGAATTCAATTCGGCGGTGACGAAGTGGTCAAGGCAAAGG ACGGTGCCGGTTCTGCCACCCTTTCCATGGCTCAAG CTGGCGCTGAGTTCGCCGAGTTCGTGTTGCAGGCCGCGTACGGAAGCCAAAAGGGCAAGGTCGTGCAGTCCTATGTTTTCTTGGGTGCCGATGCCGGTGGTAAGGAAATCAAAAAGGAGATCGGCGCCGACCTCGACTACTTCTCCGTCAACGTGGAGCTTGGA CCCAATGGTATTGAGAAGATTTTGCCTATCGGTAAGATCGACGAGGCTGAGAAGACTCTtcttgctgctgctgtgAAGGAACTTGGCCCAAGCATTGAAAAG GGCGCTTCCTTCCAGCCCCCTCCTCCCAAGCTCTAA
- a CDS encoding Translation elongation factor, putative (Similar to TIGR gene model, INSD accession AAW44713.1), whose amino-acid sequence MLRNALQSRLSSTLRTAELRAARPVAGPSVLAARTFVSRPLPSPRFRTAVLTPRCQPTRGYAAESGGKFTRSKPHFNIGTIGHVDHGKTTLTAAITKHLAEQGGGKFMDYSQIDKAPEEKARGITISTAHVEYETPNRHYAHIDCPGHADYIKNMITGAAQLDGAIIVVSATDGQMPQTREHLLLARQVGIKKLVVFINKVDQVDDPEMLELVEMEMRELLGQYGFDGEETPIVMGSALAALEGRDPERGVKKIQELMEKADEWLDVPSRDLDKPFLMYVEDVFSISGRGTVVTGKVERGTITKGSEVEIVGLGAPIKTTLTGIEMFHKELERGEAGDNMGALLRGIKREQVRRGQVLVQPGSIKSVKKFKAQIYILTKEEGGRYTPFMANYRPQLFIRTTDVTCALTFPEGTEGAHEKLVMPGDNVEMIGDLVHDIALEPGSRFTLREGGKTIGTGIVSEIYE is encoded by the exons ATGCTCAGAAACGCCCTTCAGAGTCGTCTCTCCTCCACTCTCCGCACCGCTGAGCTTAGGG CTGCCAGGCCCGTGGCTGGTCCCTCGGTCCTCGCTGCTAGGACATTTGTCTCAAGGCCCCTTCCCTCACCTCGTTTCCGAACTGCTGTCTTGACCCCAAGATGTCAACCCACTCGTGGCTACGCTGCCGAATCTGGTGGCAAATTCACCAGATCCAAGCCTCATTTCAA CATCGGTACCATCGGCCATGTCGACCACGGTAAAACCACCCTTACCGCGGCCATCACCAAGCACTTGGCTGAACAGGGCGGTGGTAAATTTATGGACTACAGCCAGATCGACAAAGCTCCTGAGGAGAAAGCTCGAGGTATCACCATTAGCACTGCC CATGTTGAGTACGAGACCCCCAACAGGCACTATGCGCACATCGACTGTCCTGGTCACGCTGATT ACATCAAAAATATGATTACTGGTGCCGCTCAGCTTGACGGTGCTATCATTGTCGTCTCTGCTACTGATGGCCAAATGCCTCAGACCCGTGagcatcttcttcttgcccGACAAGTTGGCATCAAGAAGTTGGTTGTCTTTATCAACAAAGTCGACCAAGTTGACGACCCTGAAATGCTCGAGTTGGTTGAGATGGAAATGAGAGAATTGCTGGGCCAGTACGGCTTTGATGGAGAGGAGACTCCTATCGTCATGGGATCCGCTCTTGCTGCTCTCGAAGGCCGCGACCCTGAGCGAGGTGTGAAAAAGATTCAGGAGCTCATGGAGAAGGCTGATGAATGGCTTGACGTCCCTTCTC GTGACCTCGACAAGCCTTTCTTGATGTATGTTGAGGACGTATTCTCGATCTCTGGTCGAGGCACTGTTGTTACCGGGAAAGTTGAGCGTGGTACAATCACTAAGGGTTCCGAAGTTGAAATCGTTGGTCTCGGTGCACCTATCAAAACTACTCTCACTGGCATTG AAATGTTCCACAAGGAGCTTGAACGTGGTGAAGCTGGTGACAACATGGGTGCCCTCCTTCGTGGTATCAAGCGAGAGCAGGTCCGACGAGGTCAAGTTTTGGTGCAACCTGGCTCTATCAAGAGTGTTAAGAAGTTCAAGGCGCAAATTTAT ATCCTTACcaaggaggaaggtggTCGTTACACCCCTTTCATGGCTAACTACCGACCTCAGCTTTTCATCCGTACTACCGACGTAACTTGTGCCCTTACTTTCCCGGAGGGCACCGAGGGCGCTCATGAGAAGCTCGTCATGCCTGGTGACAATGTTGAGATGATTGGTGACCTTGTGCATGACATTGCTCTTGAGCCCGGATCGCGTTTCACCTTGCGAGAGGGCGGTAAGACTATCGGTACTGGTATTGTTTCAGAGATCTACGAGTAA
- a CDS encoding Inositol-1(or 4)-monophosphatase, putative (Similar to TIGR gene model, INSD accession AAW44715.1), with protein MEYSEIFDFAYDLAEKASKIILEASAKRWVSTSDLNEKKNSVDLVTETDELVERMIKSAVAEKYPHHKFIGEESFAAGDRSPLTDEFTWIVDPIDGTMNFVHSYPFVACSIGVAHMTRPVVGVIALPFLNQIFSARLGGGAYMNRNIPLPLTGGIPQPLSDLSRCMIGAEWGSDRGLSTFKHKTSSFAKLAGDPSKGVDGGVMAHALRTTGSTACNAVAVAAGQLDIYWDAGCYPWDVCAAAIILNETDGFFAGGKDSLDAPVGQVMMGRRYIFVRAVPATESESPSQIQHRLARELYDVVDEWTNEDMMD; from the exons ATGGAGTATTCAGAAATATTCGATTTCGCATACGATCTTGCCGAAAAG GCAAGCAAAATAATCTTAGAAGCCTCTGCCAAGCGATGGGTGTCGACTTCCGACCTCAACGAGAAAAAAAATTCTGTTGAT CTTGTTACTGAGACTGATGAGCTGGTAGAGCGAATGATCAAATCAGCTGTAGCAGAAAAGTATCCACACCATAAATT CATCGGCGAAGAATCATTCGCTGCTGGTGACCGTTCCCCCCTCACTGACGAATTCACTTGGATCGTAGACCCAATTGAC GGTACTATGAA TTTTGTGCATTCATA TCCTTTCGTTGCCTGCTCCATTGGCGTGGCGCACATGACAAGACCGGTTGTAGGGGTCATTGCTCTACCTTTTCTGAACCAAATT TTCTCGGCACGGCTTGGGGGAGGGGCATATATGAACCGCAACATCCCACTTCCTCTCACTGGCGGCATCCCTCAACCCCTTTCTGATTTATCGCGATGTATGATCGGAGCCGAAT GGGGATCTGACCGTGGGCTATCGACCTTCAAACATAAAACGTCTTCCTTTGCGAAGCTTGCGGGCGATCCTAGTAAAGGCGTTGATGGGGGCGTGATGGCGCATGCTTTGCGAA CTACCGGATCTACCGCTTGTAATGCTGTAGCTGTGGCAGCTGGACAGTTGGACATCTATTG GGACGCAGGGTGTTATCCTTGGGACGTTTGC GCGGCCGCCATAATTCTTAATGAGACTGACGGCTTTTTCGCTGGTGGAAAGGATTCGCTAGATGCTCCAGTGGGTCAAGTCATGATGGGTAGGCGCTACATCTTTGTCCGCGCAGTGCCTGCCACAGAA TCCGAGTCACCATCACAGATTCAGCATCGCCTGGCAAGGGAACTTTATGATGTTGTGGATGAATGGACAAACGAAGATATGATGGATTGA
- a CDS encoding Ribosomal protein L6, putative (Similar to TIGR gene model, INSD accession AAW44717.1) has protein sequence MTARPVVSLSRQIHSSAARRSQVGKVPIPIPPSVALTLPASSVPPHVHPTSPEAHRVFTVSGPLGSTTLPISPSIILTPPTPSSSSLTISVHDPAVKTQRSLWGLTRTLISNAITGVSAGFNLEVKLVGVGYRAAIEPIPQVFMDLAKQTSSLPTDALPRERLNIKLGFAHPVLIDIPPQIKVTVPETTKIVLSGTDKQKLGQFAATIRQWRKPEPYRGKGIFVGGETIRLKEVKKK, from the exons ATGACCGCCAGGCCAGTTGTCTCCTTATCACGCCAGATCCACTCCTCCGCGGCCCGCAGGTCCCAGGTTGGCAAGGTCCCCATCCCTATCCCGCCCTCAGTCGCCCTTACTCTTCCTGCCTCTTCTGTCCCCCCTCATGTCCATCCTACCTCCCCCGAAGCGCATCGCGTCTTCACTGTGTCCGGTCCCTTAGGATCTACTACACTGCCTATATCTCCATCAATTATTCTTACCCCACCCACcccctcatcatcttctcttaCTATTTCTGTTCACGATCCAGCCGTCAAAACTCAACGGAGCCTTTGGGGTCTTACACGTACGCTCATTAGTAACGCCATTACGGGTGTCTCAGCTGGCTTTAATCTTGAAGTCAAGCTGGTGGGTGTTGGTTATCGAGCGGCTATTGAGCCTATTCCTCAAGTCTTTATGGACTTAGCTAAACAGACATCTTCTCTACCGACGGATGCTCTCCCTCGCGAGCGTCTTAATATCAAACTGGGCTTTGCCCATCCCGTCCTTATCGATATACCTCCCCAAATCAAAGTCACAGTACCTGAAACAACCAAAATCGTGTTAAGCGGGACAGATAAGCAGAAATTGGGTCAGTTTGCGGCCACGATCCGTCAATGGAGGAAGCCGGAGCCCTATCGAGGAAAA GGTATCTTTGTGGGCGGCGAAACCATCCGACTCAAAGAGGTCAAGAAAAAGTAG
- a CDS encoding Hypothetical Protein (Similar to TIGR gene model, INSD accession AAW44884.1) — METLSFLQHLRVADLRSKCKELKITNYSKLPKTQLIQHILEAQNLASSISFTSATSYTEEQDNHLQLRAESFKSISQEPAKHFKVTFCITQHDDAHRPLNLNPGDSSPLPADTNQKRLPSGNRSPQQIAKCASSKVAWVSKELAPYPNACIPAVEKAMLKSPRVATACPNSTSISSQSSSYIASIGKKRFQATKPPHHAAAITMSSLSKFASMASCSLPTTPAERVIQMQNHFLNTLFMSLNRWRADPILSPPFPSSINRKIHGDDITTHLAFQGIHHSIYTSPNELAFQVSVRFWVFRIHTQMLQGCGEAWSALGAASGLMTADLCRWPTVTQCRRVSQDIWMVRTEANGLDPPCVSTRKVCATSSGGDSTIQQTYLVLEATGEVVAKSSSLQQDTYVVDGCAVRPDWFLYIQNTTSLGVGSSVFRYVKTKDDHEYPQGISKSWRQRVMEKGDLEGVLDVAERAVLASCSLNSINGCKMTILDMDAEQRGYCSSVLKPLAGHLEPVSLYLPQERQVMSVHIPRSFYHPNLALVHRRSGITEYVLKDTGQVVGDENCGISPLWQGLLGCNDRGDKDDRWTEEFWKDWETRLWM, encoded by the exons ATGGAAACACTTTCATTTCTTCAGCACCTCAGGGTAGCGGACTTAAGGTCCAAATGTAAAGAA CTCAAAATAACTAACTATTCAAAACTTCCAAAAACTCAACTTATTCAGCATATACTTGAAGCTCAAAATCTCGCCTCATCAATAAGCTTCACATCAGCGACAAGTTATACTGAAGAGCAGGACAATCACCTTCAACTCAGAGCTGAATCTTTTAAGTCTATAAGTCAGGAACCTGCAAAGCACTTCAAAGTCACGTTTTGTATAACTCAGCATGATGACGCGCATCGCCCTTTGAATTTAAACCCAGGAGATTCTTCGCCACTGCCAGCGGACACGAATCAAAAACGTCTTCCTTCAGGAAACCGATCGCCGCAGCAGATCGCCAAATGCGCATCATCAAAAGTAGCATGGGTCTCCAAAGAATTAGCACCATATCCAAATGCGTGTATACCGGCCGTGGAGAAAGCCATGCTCAAATCACCAAGAGTGGCCACTGCTTGTCCCAATAGCACATCCATATCTTCGCAGTCAAGTTCATATATTGCTTCAATAGGAAAAAAGAGGTTCCAGGCGACAAAACCACCACATCACGCAGCGGCTATCACTATGTCAAGCTTGTCGAAGTTCGCATCAATGGCCTCATGTTCTCTGCCTACGACGCCTGCTGAACGAGTAATTCAGATGCAAAACCATTTTTTAAACACCTTGTTTATGAGCCTCAATCGTTGGCGCGCAGATCCCATTCTAAGTCCgcctttcccttcttctaTCAATAGGAAAATACACGGAGATGACATAACTACCCATCTTGCTTTTCAGGGTATACATCATTCAATCTATACGTCGCCCAATGAGCTCGCTTTCCAGGTTTCTGTCCGGTTCTGGGTATTTCGAATTCATACGCAGATGCTACAGGGTTGTGGCGAAGCGTGGAGCGCGTTAGGCGCTGCTTCGGGGCTCATGACAGCCGATCTATGTAGGTGGCCAACAGTCACACAGTGCAGAAGAGTGTCTCAAGACATATGGATGGTACGGACCGAAGCCAATGGTTTAGATCCGCCTTGCGTATCTACAAGAAAAGTTTGCGCTACTTCATCTGGTGGAGATTCGACGATCCAACAAACTTATCTGGTGTTAGAGGCGACTGGCGAAGTTGTAGCTAAAAGTAGCAGTCTCCAGCAAGACACTTACGTGGTTGATGGATGTGCCGTTCGGCCTGATTGGTTCCTCTACATCCAGAATACAACAAGCTTAGGTGTCGGATCCTCCGTCTTTCGTTATGTGAAAACTAAGGATGATCATGAGTATCCTCAAGGGATCTCCAAAAGCTGGCGACAGCGAGTTATGGAGAAAGGGGATTTGGAGGGTGTGCTAGATGTGGCAGAACGAGCTGTTCTGGCAAGCTGTTCTTTAAACAG TATAAATGGTTGCAAAATGACCATTCTAGATATGGATGCCGAGCAGCGAGGCTACTGTAGCTCAGTCCTAAAACCACTTGCAGGTCACTTGGAGCCGGTCTCGCTGTATTTACCGCA AGAGCGACAAGTGATGTCCGTACACATCCCACGTAGTTTTTATCATCCCAACCTCGCTCTCGTCCATCGACGATCAGGCATCACAGAATACGTGTTGAAGGATACAGGTCAAGTAGTCGGTGACGAGAATTGCGGTATTTCTCCGTTATGGCAAGGACTATTGGGATGTAACGATCGAGGCGATAAAGACGACCGATGGACGGAGGAGTTTTGGAAAGACTGGGAAACCAGGCTATGGATGTGA